Proteins encoded within one genomic window of Granulicella pectinivorans:
- a CDS encoding arsenate reductase ArsC, translating into MHKVIFACVHNAGRSQMAAAFFNVLADPTKAQAVSAGTEPGSRVHPEVLSVMQEVGIDLSFAKPQKLTQELANDAALLITMGCGDKCPYVPGLCRDDWPLRDPKGLPIEEVRAIRDEVRARVQNIIAAESLGT; encoded by the coding sequence ATGCACAAGGTAATCTTCGCCTGCGTCCACAATGCCGGTCGCTCCCAGATGGCGGCGGCTTTCTTCAACGTGCTTGCCGATCCTACGAAGGCGCAAGCGGTATCTGCGGGAACGGAGCCGGGATCGCGCGTGCATCCGGAAGTTTTATCCGTCATGCAAGAGGTTGGAATCGACCTCAGTTTCGCTAAGCCTCAGAAGCTGACTCAAGAACTCGCAAATGATGCGGCATTGCTCATCACAATGGGGTGCGGGGACAAGTGCCCTTACGTTCCGGGCTTGTGCCGAGACGACTGGCCGCTACGTGACCCAAAGGGCCTACCTATCGAAGAGGTAAGGGCAATTCGGGATGAGGTAAGAGCGAGGGTGCAGAATATCATCGCGGCAGAGAGCTTAGGGACATAG
- a CDS encoding nucleotidyl transferase AbiEii/AbiGii toxin family protein: protein MDLGGCPTVLEVIAIDAKRTFWEKATILQQEAHRPGAIPARDSRHYYDLYKLSESPIRRAALSDLALLKSVVEFKERFYYSSWARYDLAVPGSFRLSPPESQFPALERDYRAMGEMFYREPPTFEAILAGLTLEHEINTKK from the coding sequence CTGGACCTTGGTGGGTGCCCAACTGTTCTTGAGGTCATCGCTATTGATGCAAAGCGGACGTTCTGGGAGAAGGCAACGATCCTCCAACAAGAAGCCCATCGTCCAGGGGCGATTCCTGCCCGGGACTCGCGGCACTATTACGACCTCTACAAGCTGAGCGAGAGTCCGATCAGGCGTGCTGCACTTTCCGACTTGGCATTGCTGAAATCAGTCGTCGAATTCAAGGAACGCTTTTACTATTCTTCCTGGGCACGTTACGACTTGGCCGTGCCCGGCTCATTCCGCTTGAGTCCTCCCGAAAGCCAGTTCCCCGCACTCGAAAGGGACTACCGTGCCATGGGCGAAATGTTCTACCGCGAGCCTCCAACATTTGAGGCGATTCTGGCTGGCCTGACGTTGGAACATGAAATCAACACTAAGAAATGA
- a CDS encoding glycoside hydrolase family 2 protein codes for MLAIALATSPGLAQRANYNFNEGWRLDVGDPSGAEKPLFDDASWKSVTLPHAWNEDYAYRVSIHDQPTGIAWYRKHFRLPAMAPDSRVLIEFQGVRLAAEVYLNGEWLGRSENGVMAFGFDLTSHLKPGENILAVRTDNRWDYREKATNSPIQWNNSNFYSNFGGINKNVRLHIVPAVHQTLPLYSSLGTIGQYVWAEGFDLAKHLATVHVESQIRNDSKAARTVRLYAEVRELNGKLVASSTSAAVTLDAGGIGVLKTQTVAHDLHFWSWGYGYLYDVVTALLIDGKPSDAVTTRTGFRQTAFHDGMIFLNGRVMQIHGYAARSTNEWPGLGTDVPPWVSDFSNGLMVSDNANLVRWMHVTPSKQDIESCDRVGLPQSMPAGDAEGDPKGREWEARVELMRDSIVYNRNNPSILFYESGNKGIREEHMQDMLQVRNQFDPHGGRAIGSREMLASHSAEYGGEMLYIDKSATKPLWAHEYNRDEGARKFWNEATPPFHKDSPLYNRNQDSFTLEDIRRWDDYFRVRPGTGKRVSAGGVNISWIDENSHFRGDNNYRRSGEVDAMRLPKDAFYAHQTMWDGWVTPERPHIHITGHWNYAAGTVRTVYVVATTAEVELKLNGRSLGRQKPTHDFLFTFADIPFQAGALEAVGYDTRGKTVLKDHLASTGQPVALRLTRHIAPGGMHADGSDLALVDVEAIDVLGRRVPTALNMVHFRITGNGEWRGGIAEGSSQPVPVNTQTSNAPGMSPTPVAPFLHDDNFILSPNLPVEGGINRVSVRSTTQPGTIRLIAESDGLKSAEVTLTTLPVIQKDGLSRFEPTSSLPVRLERGPTPLGASFTITRTPIEIVASDAGRNSESARRSYDDNETTFWSNASVTRTDMDTDGYPIRHAEPDARPVSAMLDQAWIEYTLAEPSIPESMDLKLGSFRLRRYPLRITLDGDTVYQGLTPTSLGYITLPLHTAKPGTHLRIQLTDSPMDVEEVHQLVEVNGKVDQAEPTGKQSAPVLSILEAEIYTTK; via the coding sequence GTGCTTGCTATCGCACTGGCGACATCTCCAGGGCTTGCCCAGAGAGCGAACTACAACTTCAACGAAGGATGGCGGCTGGATGTCGGCGATCCCTCGGGCGCCGAGAAGCCTCTCTTCGACGATGCCAGTTGGAAGAGCGTGACGTTGCCGCATGCCTGGAACGAGGACTATGCCTACCGTGTGTCCATTCACGATCAGCCGACGGGGATCGCGTGGTACCGCAAGCACTTCCGTCTTCCGGCGATGGCTCCGGATAGCCGAGTTCTGATCGAGTTTCAGGGAGTGCGACTCGCCGCGGAGGTGTATCTCAATGGCGAATGGCTCGGCCGCAGCGAGAACGGCGTCATGGCCTTCGGTTTCGACCTGACATCGCATCTGAAACCCGGCGAGAACATACTGGCGGTCCGCACCGACAATCGGTGGGACTATCGCGAGAAGGCGACGAACTCTCCTATCCAATGGAATAACAGCAACTTCTATTCCAACTTCGGCGGCATCAATAAGAACGTGCGACTGCATATCGTACCGGCCGTCCATCAGACGCTTCCGCTATACAGTTCGCTTGGCACCATCGGGCAGTACGTCTGGGCAGAGGGCTTCGACCTCGCGAAGCATCTCGCCACCGTTCACGTGGAATCGCAGATACGCAACGACAGCAAGGCGGCGCGGACTGTGCGCTTGTATGCCGAGGTGCGGGAGTTGAACGGCAAGCTGGTTGCATCCTCCACCTCGGCCGCGGTCACTCTCGATGCAGGAGGCATCGGCGTCTTGAAGACGCAGACCGTGGCACACGACCTCCACTTCTGGAGTTGGGGCTATGGCTATCTGTACGACGTCGTGACCGCGTTGCTGATCGATGGCAAGCCCTCCGATGCGGTCACTACGCGCACAGGCTTCCGGCAGACCGCATTCCATGACGGCATGATTTTTCTGAATGGACGGGTTATGCAGATCCACGGATATGCAGCGCGTTCTACGAATGAATGGCCGGGATTGGGCACAGATGTTCCGCCCTGGGTGTCGGACTTTTCGAATGGTCTCATGGTGTCTGACAACGCAAACCTGGTTCGCTGGATGCACGTCACGCCCAGCAAGCAGGATATTGAATCGTGCGATCGCGTCGGTCTACCGCAGTCCATGCCCGCAGGAGATGCGGAGGGCGATCCCAAGGGACGTGAATGGGAGGCGCGCGTGGAACTGATGCGGGACAGCATCGTCTACAACCGCAACAATCCTTCGATTCTTTTCTACGAATCCGGAAACAAGGGGATTCGCGAGGAGCATATGCAGGATATGCTCCAGGTTCGCAATCAGTTCGACCCCCACGGAGGACGCGCGATTGGCTCGCGCGAGATGCTGGCCTCGCATAGCGCGGAGTACGGCGGCGAAATGTTGTATATCGACAAGTCGGCCACGAAACCACTGTGGGCACACGAGTACAACCGCGATGAGGGCGCTCGTAAATTCTGGAATGAGGCAACACCCCCCTTTCACAAGGATTCGCCGCTTTACAACCGGAACCAGGACAGCTTCACGCTTGAGGACATCAGGCGCTGGGATGACTACTTTCGCGTGCGCCCGGGAACGGGGAAGCGGGTTTCAGCAGGTGGAGTGAACATAAGCTGGATCGACGAGAACTCGCACTTCCGCGGGGATAACAACTACCGCCGCTCTGGTGAGGTGGACGCAATGCGTCTGCCCAAGGACGCCTTCTATGCCCACCAAACGATGTGGGACGGCTGGGTCACTCCGGAGCGGCCGCATATCCACATCACAGGGCATTGGAACTATGCGGCGGGGACGGTGCGGACGGTGTATGTGGTCGCCACCACGGCGGAGGTCGAACTCAAACTGAATGGCCGCTCGCTTGGCCGGCAGAAACCGACACACGACTTCCTGTTTACGTTCGCGGATATTCCCTTTCAAGCGGGTGCACTGGAGGCGGTCGGCTATGACACTCGAGGCAAGACTGTGTTGAAGGATCATCTTGCCAGCACCGGGCAACCAGTCGCTCTCCGCCTGACGAGGCATATCGCGCCGGGCGGTATGCACGCGGACGGATCGGATCTTGCGCTGGTCGACGTCGAAGCCATCGATGTCCTGGGACGTCGCGTTCCTACTGCGCTCAACATGGTTCATTTTCGGATCACAGGTAACGGAGAGTGGCGCGGTGGCATTGCAGAGGGTTCGTCGCAACCGGTGCCGGTCAACACGCAGACGAGCAACGCACCAGGGATGAGCCCGACGCCAGTGGCGCCGTTTCTACACGATGACAATTTCATCCTGTCGCCGAATTTGCCCGTGGAAGGTGGTATCAATCGCGTCTCAGTGCGCTCCACCACGCAACCCGGGACGATCCGCTTGATCGCGGAGTCCGATGGGCTGAAGTCGGCGGAGGTTACGCTCACAACCTTGCCCGTTATCCAGAAGGATGGTCTGAGCCGTTTCGAGCCAACCTCTTCCCTGCCTGTTCGTCTGGAACGTGGACCGACCCCGCTGGGTGCTTCCTTCACCATCACTCGAACGCCGATTGAGATTGTCGCTTCGGACGCCGGCCGCAATTCTGAGAGTGCCCGGAGATCTTACGACGACAATGAGACAACTTTCTGGAGCAACGCCTCAGTGACACGCACGGACATGGACACCGACGGATATCCAATCCGGCATGCTGAGCCGGACGCGCGACCTGTCAGTGCCATGCTTGATCAGGCATGGATCGAGTACACGCTTGCAGAGCCATCGATACCGGAGTCGATGGACCTGAAACTAGGCAGCTTCCGACTGCGACGGTATCCGCTCCGCATCACCCTGGACGGCGACACGGTCTACCAGGGACTGACTCCTACTAGCCTCGGCTACATCACGCTGCCGCTGCATACGGCGAAGCCCGGCACTCACTTGCGCATTCAGCTTACGGATTCTCCGATGGATGTTGAAGAGGTGCATCAACTTGTCGAAGTGAACGGCAAGGTTGACCAGGCTGAGCCAACCGGCAAACAGAGCGCTCCTGTGCTCAGCATTCTGGAGGCGGAGATCTATACGACAAAGTAA
- a CDS encoding TonB-dependent receptor, with amino-acid sequence MRLKRTAWFTQRVVFFLSAFVLFLSVTSMRSQTTGQGALEGSVLDATGSVIPNAIVTATNQASGVASVRKSSGAGLYNVTPLLPGVYTVTATAPGFQTLKQENIEVNGLTTTGLNLMLQVGSASDSVTVTTAPPLMQTTSATVGAVITNETYESLPLVMGGQQRDPTSFATLTVGAQSGTRAPIFSGTGDYLAEVYIDGIPTTTIQQQGDNRVVSNGVPVEAVEQLQVISSAPSAEYQGAGAINLAIKTGGDRYHGQLVTVIRNTAFDTWGFAGNQRTQYAIINGVATQVPAGKAAEHQLEVSASAGGPIPFTHKKGFFFANYDQFHGTSSGSSALFTVPTPLMRTGDFTELGTGTYLYNPTTNACPTATTCSRQPFQALKNGVLTNNILPTNYLSSISQYEQKFLPNPNLPGLVNNYLTTGASGYANHEIVAKVTYDLTPRQRLAFAFVHGVRGSIGYGATLPLPYTAATSSVLAPTFMFVEHNWVITSRMVNQFTYGYTRFAMPVNAPTYELAPYRAGPDVGIGGLPEGQAGGNFPSTSFSTSAGFVNSPTTWVNSQRSYVTVPNSFDIVDNFVWTKGQHNLTIGFLMQWLQSNAVAQLGASGIYTQAFSPISTANFSGTTLNTGTAAAPSGYGYASFLLGAVNSGSTSVPSFTETGSRFRPISPYIQDDWKITPKLTANLGLRWDYLPSYREVLDRWSFLNPSAINPLTNSPGQLEFAGYRGSAISCECHSPVPTWKKNFGPRLGIEYAPTSKTVFRVGYAIAYSHAGGVGGRGSGGPSTLGYSSNIILPTAVTTGAGAGPSYYLNNSQAFQATGLANTNFGGPGYVVPLPTQPNASALTLNTGNYVSGGKYVTPSGAPPFVDPYLSSRAPMFEFYNLGVQQAVTRDLTVTLNYSGSQSHFVAGATVPGYWSGQIDPAYVAALGSTLATDRATNILNAQATAANIAIAQAADPAVTVPYPGYAAAGAISTTPKIGRMLQPFPQYSSPPSSTYANIANISYNALELTVKMRAYKGINFTANYTWSRNIGDDGTTRSAFPVPAVASSNGVAIPGNNRSDRDVVTTNLPHNLNIFGVFKSPFGKNKIGSDNWIARNIAGGWDLSEIFTYRSGTGIYVVGSGCTFPSTGTCMPDLVANRKDSIRKNGNYNVNQTYTGYSQTSYLDGTAFSTPNSFPLPSGAASTAVPITKIGGAPRFLGLRNPAAYNLNASLSRTFPLMKERLKFVFRADCLDVTNHVTFSMSQSQTWSAADVTNPGSTSFGKLTSASGNRQFQFTGRLVF; translated from the coding sequence ATGAGATTGAAAAGAACTGCGTGGTTCACGCAGCGTGTCGTCTTTTTTCTGTCGGCGTTCGTTCTGTTTTTGAGTGTGACCAGTATGCGGTCTCAGACAACGGGCCAGGGAGCGCTCGAAGGGTCGGTGCTTGATGCGACGGGTTCCGTCATTCCAAATGCCATCGTCACCGCCACCAATCAAGCGTCCGGGGTGGCAAGCGTTCGCAAGAGCTCCGGTGCGGGACTTTACAACGTCACGCCGCTGCTTCCAGGCGTGTACACCGTGACGGCGACTGCCCCGGGATTCCAGACGTTGAAGCAGGAGAACATCGAGGTCAACGGTCTGACGACGACCGGTCTGAACCTGATGCTGCAGGTCGGCAGCGCCAGTGACAGCGTTACGGTCACGACAGCACCACCGTTGATGCAGACGACCAGCGCTACAGTCGGTGCCGTTATCACGAATGAGACCTATGAGTCTCTCCCTCTCGTGATGGGTGGTCAGCAGCGTGATCCGACCTCTTTCGCGACTCTCACCGTTGGCGCGCAGAGCGGCACCCGCGCTCCGATCTTTTCCGGCACCGGCGACTACCTCGCGGAAGTCTACATCGACGGCATTCCAACCACGACCATTCAACAGCAGGGCGATAACCGTGTCGTCAGCAACGGTGTTCCCGTCGAGGCCGTTGAACAGTTGCAGGTCATCTCCAGCGCACCTTCTGCCGAGTACCAGGGCGCAGGCGCCATCAACCTCGCCATCAAGACGGGCGGGGACCGCTATCATGGCCAACTCGTCACGGTGATTCGCAATACCGCGTTTGATACCTGGGGCTTTGCCGGCAATCAGAGGACGCAGTACGCCATCATCAACGGCGTGGCGACACAGGTGCCCGCCGGCAAGGCTGCCGAGCATCAACTGGAGGTCTCGGCCTCGGCTGGTGGCCCCATTCCCTTCACGCACAAGAAGGGATTTTTCTTCGCGAACTACGACCAGTTCCACGGCACCAGCAGCGGATCCTCCGCGCTCTTTACCGTCCCCACTCCGTTGATGAGGACGGGCGACTTCACCGAGCTCGGCACCGGCACTTATCTGTACAACCCCACCACCAACGCTTGTCCTACGGCCACCACATGCAGCCGCCAGCCCTTTCAAGCCCTGAAGAACGGCGTGCTCACCAACAACATCCTCCCAACTAACTACCTCTCATCGATCTCGCAGTATGAGCAGAAATTTCTTCCGAACCCAAACCTGCCGGGATTGGTCAACAACTACCTGACCACAGGCGCTTCCGGTTACGCCAACCACGAGATCGTCGCCAAGGTTACCTATGACCTAACTCCCAGACAGCGCCTTGCCTTCGCTTTCGTGCATGGCGTGCGAGGTTCGATCGGCTACGGAGCGACGCTGCCCCTGCCCTACACCGCCGCGACGAGCTCCGTCCTCGCACCGACTTTCATGTTTGTGGAACACAACTGGGTGATCACCAGTCGCATGGTCAACCAGTTCACCTATGGGTACACGCGGTTTGCCATGCCGGTGAACGCTCCAACCTACGAGCTGGCACCGTATCGCGCAGGACCTGACGTGGGCATCGGTGGCCTTCCTGAAGGCCAGGCGGGAGGCAATTTTCCGAGCACGTCCTTTTCGACGTCGGCCGGGTTCGTCAACTCGCCGACAACCTGGGTCAATTCTCAACGGTCCTATGTGACCGTGCCGAACTCCTTCGATATTGTCGACAACTTCGTCTGGACCAAGGGACAGCACAACCTGACGATCGGCTTCCTGATGCAGTGGCTACAGAGCAACGCGGTCGCCCAACTTGGCGCCTCCGGGATCTACACCCAAGCGTTTTCGCCGATCTCGACAGCGAACTTCAGCGGCACCACGCTGAACACGGGAACTGCCGCTGCGCCGTCCGGATACGGTTACGCCAGCTTTCTGCTTGGAGCAGTCAACAGCGGCTCTACCAGCGTGCCATCCTTCACGGAGACTGGCAGCCGCTTCCGTCCCATCTCTCCTTACATTCAGGATGACTGGAAGATCACACCGAAGCTCACCGCCAACCTCGGTCTCCGGTGGGACTACCTGCCTTCGTATCGTGAGGTTCTCGACCGCTGGAGCTTTCTGAATCCGTCCGCGATCAATCCCTTGACGAACAGCCCCGGACAGTTGGAGTTCGCAGGTTACCGCGGCTCAGCCATCAGTTGCGAGTGCCACTCGCCGGTGCCGACCTGGAAGAAGAACTTTGGGCCGCGCCTGGGTATCGAGTACGCTCCAACCAGCAAGACGGTCTTTCGTGTTGGCTATGCGATCGCCTACTCCCATGCAGGCGGCGTTGGTGGCCGCGGATCCGGTGGCCCCAGCACCCTCGGTTACAGCTCCAACATCATTCTGCCAACGGCTGTGACCACGGGAGCCGGAGCGGGCCCCAGCTACTACCTGAACAATAGTCAAGCTTTCCAGGCAACCGGCCTGGCAAACACCAACTTCGGCGGTCCTGGCTACGTCGTCCCTCTGCCGACCCAGCCCAATGCCTCCGCCCTGACGCTGAACACCGGCAACTATGTGAGCGGCGGAAAGTACGTCACACCCTCCGGCGCTCCTCCGTTCGTCGATCCCTACCTTTCGAGCCGCGCTCCAATGTTCGAGTTCTATAACCTCGGCGTCCAACAGGCCGTTACCAGAGACCTGACGGTGACGCTGAACTACTCCGGCAGTCAATCCCATTTCGTCGCAGGCGCCACGGTTCCGGGCTATTGGTCGGGTCAGATCGATCCCGCTTATGTCGCTGCGCTGGGATCGACGCTTGCGACCGACAGGGCGACCAACATCCTCAACGCGCAAGCAACGGCTGCCAACATCGCCATCGCGCAGGCAGCCGATCCGGCCGTGACCGTGCCCTATCCCGGGTATGCCGCGGCAGGAGCCATCAGCACCACCCCGAAGATCGGCCGCATGCTTCAGCCATTTCCGCAGTACTCCTCCCCACCGTCCAGCACGTACGCCAATATCGCCAATATCAGCTACAACGCGCTCGAATTGACGGTGAAGATGCGTGCCTACAAGGGCATCAATTTCACCGCGAACTACACCTGGTCACGCAACATCGGCGATGACGGAACCACGCGAAGTGCCTTTCCGGTTCCGGCAGTAGCCTCATCCAACGGCGTCGCCATCCCCGGCAATAACCGGTCCGACCGTGATGTGGTCACGACTAACCTTCCACACAACCTGAATATCTTCGGTGTCTTCAAGTCGCCATTCGGAAAGAACAAGATAGGGAGCGACAACTGGATCGCGCGTAACATCGCAGGTGGATGGGACTTGTCTGAGATCTTCACCTATCGCTCAGGCACTGGCATCTATGTCGTCGGCTCCGGATGCACCTTCCCATCCACCGGGACCTGCATGCCCGATCTTGTGGCCAACCGCAAGGACTCCATCCGCAAGAACGGCAACTATAACGTCAACCAAACCTACACGGGCTACTCGCAGACCTCCTATCTCGATGGGACAGCCTTCTCGACGCCGAACAGCTTTCCACTTCCGTCCGGCGCTGCAAGTACCGCCGTCCCAATCACAAAGATCGGGGGCGCACCACGATTCCTCGGCTTGCGGAATCCTGCCGCTTACAACCTGAATGCCTCACTGTCACGCACGTTTCCCTTGATGAAGGAGCGTTTGAAGTTCGTCTTCCGCGCCGATTGTCTGGATGTCACCAATCACGTCACCTTCTCGATGTCACAGTCGCAAACATGGTCTGCCGCTGATGTCACCAACCCGGGATCGACCTCCTTCGGCAAACTGACCAGCGCCAGTGGGAATCGTCAGTTCCAGTTCACCGGGCGTCTCGTCTTCTAA
- a CDS encoding response regulator transcription factor: protein MVVVDDHPVVRAGLCAIISSQKDMVVFGEHSTAIDALRSFEKARPDVVLMDLRLPGLSGLEAIRTLNIVHGFTQVLVLTTYEGDEDIHQALQAGAAAYIIKGMSSDRLLQGIRRVYAGKTYMPPEVSQAVMDRSAGKLSPREQEVLTLIGQGKSNRAIAADLGISEGTVKCHVGVILSHFGVTDRTQAVLQALRRGYVRL from the coding sequence GTGGTTGTCGTGGACGATCATCCCGTGGTCAGGGCGGGGTTGTGCGCTATCATCAGTTCGCAAAAGGACATGGTTGTCTTCGGAGAGCACAGTACGGCCATCGATGCCTTACGATCCTTTGAGAAGGCTCGTCCAGATGTGGTTCTCATGGACCTTCGGCTTCCCGGCCTAAGCGGTCTTGAAGCTATCCGCACATTGAATATAGTCCATGGTTTCACCCAGGTTCTTGTCTTGACGACCTATGAGGGCGATGAGGATATTCATCAGGCGCTCCAGGCTGGGGCAGCCGCCTACATCATCAAAGGCATGAGCTCCGATCGCCTGTTACAGGGCATCCGGCGTGTCTATGCGGGCAAGACCTATATGCCTCCGGAGGTATCGCAAGCCGTCATGGACCGTTCGGCGGGGAAACTGAGCCCTCGCGAACAAGAGGTGCTGACACTCATTGGACAAGGCAAGAGCAATCGCGCCATCGCCGCAGACCTTGGGATTTCCGAAGGCACGGTGAAATGCCACGTCGGTGTCATTCTTTCGCACTTCGGCGTCACAGACCGCACACAAGCCGTACTCCAGGCACTCCGCCGAGGCTACGTTCGCCTCTAG